Below is a window of Pseudomonas eucalypticola DNA.
GCCTCTGTCGGCAGTCGCCCTTCGCCGGAACTGGCTCTGTGAGGTGAAGGCTGGCAGACTGCCCATCCTCCATGTGTTACCTGTTCGAGGCGGTATGCCAACGTTTTCCCAGCGTCATGTGTTATGGGCCAGCCTGCTCATCGTATTCGGTGGGCTATTGCTGGTAATGCCTTTGCGCCTGTTGCCTAGCCTGTTGGCTGGCCTGCTGGTGTATGAACTGGTCAACATGCTGACCCCGCAATTGCAGCGCCTGGTGTCCGGCCCGCGGGCCCGGTGGGTGGCGGTAGCGCTGCTGGGGACCGTGGTGGTCAGCCTGCTGGCGGTGATCTTTGCCTTGGGCATCAGTTTCCTGATGCACGAGGCCGAGAACCCGGGCGCGTTCCTCGACAAGTTCATGGGCGTGCTGAACCGGGCGCGGGCGCAGTTGCCGCCGTCCATCGATGCCTACCTGCCGGCCAATGCCCTGGAATTTCGTACGGCGCTGGGCGACTGGGTGAGCAAGCACCTGGCCGACCTGCAATTGGTGGGCAAGGACGCGGTGCACACCTTCGTCACCCTGCTGATCGGCATGGTGCTGGGCGCCATCGTCGCCTTGAACCGCATTCCGCCGGGGGTCGACCACAAGCCGCTGGCTGGCGAACTGCTGGTGCGCATGACGCTGCTGGTGCAGGCGTTCCGCAATATCGTTTTCGCCCAGATCAAGATCGCCGCGCTGAACACGGTGTTCACGTCCGTGTTCCTGCTGGTGATCTTGCCGTTGTGCGGAATCAAGCTGCCACTGACCAAGACCATGGTGGCCCTGACCTTCATCCTTGGCCTTTTGCCGGTGATCGGCAACCTGATCTCCAACACGCTGATCACCATCATCGGCCTGTCGGTATCGATCTGGGTAGCCGCCGCGGCGCTGGGTTGGCTGATTCTTATCCACAAGCTGGAGTATTTCCTCAACGCGCGGATCGTGGGCGGGCAGATCAGGGCCAAGTCGTGGGAATTGCTGCTGGCGATGCTGGTGTTCGAGGCGGCGTTCGGCTTGCCGGGGGTAGTCGCAGGCCCCATCTACTACGCCTACCTGAAAAGCGAGCTGCGCCGCGCCGAACTGGTCTGACCGTAGCGGCGGACCTGGCCGCGTCCGGCTTCACGCGGTGTATCCAGATACTGCGCCGCGCCTCGGAACGCGGCCAGGTCCGCTGCTACGGTTTCAGCCGTAGCGCTTGCGCGCTTCGATGGCCAGGCCGCTGCCGATGCTGCCGAAGATATTGCCTTCCACATGCCGGGCATTTGGCAGCATCGCCGCCACGCTGTTGCGCAGCGCCGGAATGCCGCTCGAACCGCCAGTGAAGAACACGGTGTCCACCTGTTCCACGCCCACGCCCGCATCA
It encodes the following:
- a CDS encoding AI-2E family transporter, whose protein sequence is MPTFSQRHVLWASLLIVFGGLLLVMPLRLLPSLLAGLLVYELVNMLTPQLQRLVSGPRARWVAVALLGTVVVSLLAVIFALGISFLMHEAENPGAFLDKFMGVLNRARAQLPPSIDAYLPANALEFRTALGDWVSKHLADLQLVGKDAVHTFVTLLIGMVLGAIVALNRIPPGVDHKPLAGELLVRMTLLVQAFRNIVFAQIKIAALNTVFTSVFLLVILPLCGIKLPLTKTMVALTFILGLLPVIGNLISNTLITIIGLSVSIWVAAAALGWLILIHKLEYFLNARIVGGQIRAKSWELLLAMLVFEAAFGLPGVVAGPIYYAYLKSELRRAELV